The following coding sequences lie in one Sporocytophaga myxococcoides DSM 11118 genomic window:
- a CDS encoding OmpA family protein produces MKRISSIYCLLFFLSLQSTFNANAQDKDLAKVLSQADELIKEEEYEDALEPVLKLSSLKPDDPEIAYKTGLVYFNLKEEIKALPYLEKARNGGAKAGDLNFYLGGSYHLSHKLEEAISAYESYKATLKPKDKERLNLVNQKITFCKNGLEFVKSPQKVKITNLGPGINSKYSDYVPAVSADETVLVFTSRRDNSTGGLKDPQDNQYYEDIYISHKKDNEWGTAVPLGNGINTPTHDACVGISPDGQDLFIYKVDNGGDLFASELNGSEWKSPKTLGNHINSSFWETSASISSDEKTLFFTSTRKGVGGTDIYMTKRQINGDWGKPILLGPKINTVLDEESPFIHADGKTLYFSSKGHNSMGGFDIFSVTINTETGEVLTDPVNVGYPINTAADDVFFVWSADNKRAYFSSEREGGFGKKDIYMLERDANASLVVFKGMIKSCENKTPVAATIVVTDLTTQKILGAYNSNSSSGKYTVVLPAGKNYGVSVEAQGYLFYSKNIDIPSLNEYLEINDSICLEGVKKGKKMVLRNVFFDVNKATLRNESMPELDRLMEMLKVNQTVKIQIGGYTDNDGNDDHNLKLSESRAKSVYDYLISKGVPKEQLAFKGFGKEQPIAPNDTPENKQLNRRTEAEIIE; encoded by the coding sequence AAAGAAGAAGAATATGAAGATGCCTTAGAGCCAGTGTTAAAATTATCGTCTTTGAAGCCCGATGATCCTGAAATTGCTTATAAAACAGGTCTTGTTTACTTTAATTTAAAAGAAGAAATAAAAGCATTACCCTATCTTGAAAAGGCTAGAAATGGTGGAGCTAAAGCTGGAGATCTGAATTTTTATTTGGGAGGTAGCTACCATTTATCCCACAAGCTTGAAGAGGCTATCAGTGCCTATGAAAGTTATAAAGCAACTCTCAAGCCTAAAGATAAAGAGAGATTAAATCTGGTAAATCAGAAAATAACTTTCTGTAAGAATGGATTAGAGTTTGTAAAATCTCCTCAAAAAGTTAAAATAACTAATCTTGGTCCCGGCATCAATTCAAAGTATTCAGATTATGTACCTGCTGTGTCTGCTGATGAGACAGTGCTTGTATTCACATCAAGAAGAGATAATTCAACAGGTGGCTTAAAGGATCCGCAGGATAACCAGTATTATGAAGATATCTACATTTCTCATAAAAAAGACAATGAATGGGGAACTGCAGTTCCTTTAGGGAACGGTATTAATACACCTACACATGATGCTTGTGTTGGTATCTCTCCTGACGGTCAGGATCTCTTTATCTATAAGGTTGATAATGGCGGAGATTTGTTTGCGAGTGAATTGAATGGTAGTGAATGGAAGAGCCCTAAAACATTAGGTAATCATATTAATTCATCTTTTTGGGAGACGAGTGCAAGTATCTCATCTGATGAGAAAACTTTGTTTTTCACCAGCACAAGAAAAGGAGTTGGGGGAACGGATATCTATATGACCAAGAGACAGATAAACGGAGATTGGGGAAAGCCTATACTTCTGGGTCCTAAGATAAATACAGTGCTTGATGAAGAGAGTCCATTTATTCATGCAGATGGAAAGACGCTCTACTTCAGCTCCAAAGGTCATAACTCAATGGGAGGCTTTGATATATTTTCTGTTACCATCAATACAGAAACAGGTGAAGTACTTACTGATCCTGTAAATGTTGGATATCCAATTAATACCGCTGCGGATGATGTATTTTTCGTTTGGTCTGCAGACAATAAGAGAGCTTACTTTAGTTCTGAGAGAGAAGGTGGATTTGGAAAGAAAGACATCTACATGCTGGAAAGAGATGCCAATGCTTCTCTGGTTGTATTTAAAGGAATGATAAAGAGTTGTGAAAACAAAACACCAGTAGCAGCAACTATTGTAGTTACCGATCTAACTACTCAGAAAATCCTTGGAGCTTATAACTCTAATAGCAGTAGCGGTAAGTATACTGTAGTATTACCCGCAGGTAAAAACTATGGAGTATCTGTTGAAGCACAAGGTTATTTATTTTATTCAAAAAATATAGACATTCCATCATTGAATGAATACCTTGAAATCAATGACTCTATTTGTTTGGAAGGAGTTAAAAAGGGTAAAAAAATGGTATTGCGAAATGTATTTTTTGATGTGAACAAAGCAACATTAAGAAATGAATCTATGCCTGAACTGGACAGATTAATGGAAATGTTAAAAGTAAATCAGACTGTTAAGATCCAGATTGGTGGATACACTGATAATGATGGAAATGATGATCATAACCTAAAACTATCAGAAAGTCGCGCTAAAAGTGTTTATGATTATCTGATATCAAAGGGAGTTCCTAAAGAACAGCTTGCATTTAAGGGTTTTGGTAAAGAACAGCCAATTGCCCCTAACGATACTCCTGAAAATAAACAATTAAACAGAAGGACAGAAGCTGAAATTATTGAATAA
- a CDS encoding sensor histidine kinase → MLFLSTRNNFITGETPVLFKAMLEFLKKIFEGDFMPHGHCYFWKPEILWSHAIADVVIALAYFSIPFSLYNIFRLRRDFVYGRLMLLFAFFILGCGATHLVSVITIWYPVYRFDAVLKIITAIASIATAVILIKKTPQILQIPSAYDWRRLHSELKSSNEKLKESNEELLKADEVLRKINSELEERVKYRTEELEASILQFKFMTDSISQLVFTVNERGEFDYFNLNWYEYSGLDSKRSFQRGLFEITHPEDLEEVSSFWRLALQEGTVFRCSGRLKDKASEEYRWHLIEANPLKDPFGKVVKWFGTCTDVNDEKLYRKELERTNKELKRINTDLDNFVYTASHDLKAPISNLEGLVNSLSHELQSNSYPQEFDLYLNMMKNSILRFKTTISELSDISKIQKDTEEDVDLVDIRQLLDEVLLVYHDTIIAAKTQININLKSTQVSFSRKNLRSLITNLITNAIKYRSPLRRPEIDVTSEVINDVLILSVSDNGLGIEAKQIDKVFGMFKRVHTHVDGTGVGLYIVKRIVENAGGKITLNSTVNIGTTFSIQLPLRKEITL, encoded by the coding sequence TTGCTATTTCTCTCTACAAGAAATAATTTTATCACAGGTGAAACACCTGTTCTTTTTAAAGCTATGCTTGAGTTTCTGAAGAAAATATTTGAGGGGGACTTTATGCCCCATGGGCACTGCTATTTTTGGAAGCCCGAAATCCTTTGGTCTCATGCTATTGCAGATGTTGTAATTGCTTTAGCTTATTTTTCAATACCATTCAGTCTTTATAATATATTTAGATTAAGAAGAGACTTTGTATATGGAAGGTTAATGCTTTTATTCGCATTCTTTATTCTTGGCTGTGGAGCTACTCATTTAGTATCAGTTATTACAATCTGGTATCCTGTTTATAGATTCGATGCTGTTCTAAAAATTATCACTGCTATTGCTTCTATTGCTACTGCAGTAATTCTGATAAAAAAAACTCCGCAGATTCTTCAGATACCTTCTGCTTACGACTGGAGAAGATTACATTCTGAACTAAAGAGTTCCAATGAAAAGCTAAAGGAAAGCAATGAAGAACTATTAAAGGCTGATGAGGTTTTAAGAAAAATCAATTCTGAACTGGAAGAAAGAGTTAAGTATAGAACTGAAGAACTAGAAGCCAGTATTCTTCAGTTTAAATTCATGACTGATTCAATTTCTCAATTGGTCTTTACTGTCAATGAAAGGGGAGAGTTTGATTATTTTAATCTTAATTGGTACGAGTACAGTGGTCTTGATTCCAAGCGATCTTTTCAGAGGGGATTGTTTGAAATTACCCATCCTGAAGATCTTGAAGAAGTATCATCTTTCTGGAGACTGGCTTTACAAGAAGGTACAGTTTTCAGATGTTCAGGTAGGTTGAAAGATAAAGCTTCAGAAGAATACCGATGGCATTTGATAGAAGCCAACCCATTGAAAGATCCTTTTGGAAAGGTCGTGAAGTGGTTTGGAACTTGTACTGATGTAAACGATGAAAAATTATACAGAAAGGAACTGGAAAGGACGAACAAGGAACTTAAAAGAATCAATACCGACCTGGATAATTTTGTCTATACAGCATCTCATGATTTAAAAGCACCTATATCTAATCTGGAGGGCCTTGTTAACTCATTATCCCATGAACTGCAGAGCAATAGCTACCCTCAGGAGTTTGATTTATATCTTAATATGATGAAAAACTCTATCCTAAGATTTAAAACTACAATAAGTGAGCTTTCCGATATCAGCAAAATTCAAAAGGATACAGAAGAAGACGTCGACCTGGTAGATATCAGACAACTGCTGGATGAAGTACTCCTTGTCTACCATGATACTATTATTGCCGCTAAAACTCAAATAAACATAAATCTGAAATCTACTCAAGTAAGTTTCTCAAGAAAGAACCTTAGAAGTTTAATTACAAATTTGATTACTAATGCTATTAAATATAGATCTCCATTGAGAAGGCCAGAAATTGATGTGACCAGTGAAGTAATTAATGATGTCTTAATATTATCTGTATCTGATAATGGACTAGGAATAGAAGCCAAGCAGATTGACAAAGTATTTGGGATGTTTAAAAGGGTACATACACATGTTGATGGTACAGGCGTAGGGCTTTACATTGTAAAGCGAATTGTAGAAAATGCAGGTGGCAAAATTACTCTTAATAGTACTGTAAATATTGGAACAACTTTTTCAATTCAATTGCCCTTAAGAAAGGAAATTACCTTATAA